GGAACTCCCAAGTCTGTTCATTTCGTAAAAAAGAAACGGCTTGTCCAATAATTAACGGTTGTACTGCACCAGCGATGGAAAGGGGAATGAGTAGGCTAAGAGAGGTAAAGAGGAGCTTTTTATTACGGCTAGCATAAGGAACCAGGCGCAATAACAGCCGCCAGTCATTTTCTTGTGGACGGGTTTCTTCAACAACAGAAGGAGGAGATACTGTCATACTGGATTGAAATTGCTATGTTGTCGGGTAGGTCAGAGACCTTGATATTACACTTTTAAGAATAACATCTTGGTCTCTTTCCCCTTAAGAACCGTACGTGCGATTTTCACCGCATACGGCTCAAGCAAACACAAGCTACCCGTGGTGAGTTACTTGATCTAATACGTGACATCCTCTCTCGACAAATCTCCACCCGTTAACCTGACAGTATAACGGGGCGGAGCAAAGCGTGAGCATCCTCTTGCGTCATTAAGATAGAGGTATGATCAAGTTAAATCTTTGTGCCCATGAAAGATGTTGCGTACTGCTTTAATCCTTACTGCCTTTATCCTGACAACTCTAAACAACAGACAAAATGTCAGAATTGTGGTTTCCCTCTAATCATTGCTCAACAATACCGTGCCTGTAAACTCCTTGCCAGTGGACGGTTTGGGCGGACTTTTTTAGGAAGAGATATTAGCCAATCTCGTTTCTGTATTATTAAGCAATTTTTTCCAAAAACTGAGGAGGGGATTCTTCTTAACTCTCGTAAAGCCAAACAATTATTTCATTCTGAAGCTAAACGGTTACAACAATTAGGTCATCATGCCCAAATCCCCCAATTGTATGACCATCTAGAACAAGATAGCTATCATTACATTGTCCAAGAATGGATTAATGGGGAAAACTTAGCCACGGAGCTATACTCTAAAGGGACTTTCTCCGAACGAGAAATCCGAAAACTTCTGAAAAGTTTATTACCCGTTTTACACTATCTCCAAGAAGCTTCAGTTATTCATCGTGATATCAAACCTGAAAATATCATTCGTCGTCGCCCAAATGCTACCAATCAAGAATCGCCAGAACTCGTTTTAGTAGATTTTGGAGCGGCGAAATTAGCCTCTCTCAGCGAAATTGAGCAAACTGGAACCATTATTGGTTCTCCAGGATATGCTGCTCCAGAACAAGTTTATGGCAAACCCACTTTTGCTAGTGATATTTATAGCTTAGGGGTGACTTGTTTACACTTGCTTACTGGGGTTTCGCCATTTGATCTCTACACCCCTCTAGAAAATAAATTACTCTGGCGAGATTATTTAAAAAATGCTCCCATTAGTGATTCCCTAGCTGCCATCTTAGACGGTATGACCGCTTTTGATCTCAGACAACGTTACTCATCTCCCCAACAAGTATTATCTGCTTTAGGGGTACTATCGCCACTCCCCTCAACGCTAACTTTAAAGAAAGACTTTACTCCTGAAAATAAGTCTGTGATTAAACTTTCTAGCGGAAAAGGAGCAATTTATAGTCTTGATTTTAGTGGAGATGGTAATTTTCTCGCCAGTGGGGGGGGTGGAGAATGGGGAAGGCTGATTGGGAAAGATAATTGTGTGCGCTTGTGGCGGGTAGGAAACTGGCAAACTCATAGCAAGTTAACTCAACACGCAGCCCCTATTACAGCAGTTCAATTTACTCCTGATAGCAGGTTTTTAATTAGTGGGAGTCGTGATAAGACCATTAAGGTGTGGAACTTGCAAACTCAGCAGTTGGATAAAACCTTAAAAGGGCATCGCTCTGAAATTACTAGCTTACAAGTTTCTTCTCATGGAGATGTGATTCTCACTGGGAGTACTGGGGGAGAGATTATTTTGTGGAGTTTGCAAACTGGGCAGCTACTTGATCGCTTAACTTTAGAACAAGGGGCGATTTATGCCCTTAGCCTTAGCCCTGATGGAGAATACTTTGCACTGGGAGGTAGTGATTTAAAAGTTCAAGTGTGGGAACTTCAAACCTTTAAGCCCTTATTTTCTCTCACAGGACATACAGATATTGTTTCTAGCCTCAATTTTAGTCCTAATGGCAAATATTTGGCTAGTGGCAGTGGTGATTGGGATTGTAGTATTAAGTTGTGGGATTTAGCCACTCAAAAACGTTTACAAACCATACGGGGACATAAATGGGCTGTCAATTCTCTTCAATTTAGCCCTGATGGACAATATTTAGCCAGTGGCAGTAGTGATAAGACTGTGCAAGTGGTAAGTTTATTTCGGGAGAAACGTTTACGACGATGCTGGAGTCGTCATCAAGCCCCTGTGAATACTGTAGTTTTTAGTCCGAATGGTAGTTGCTTAGCCAGTGGTAGTGAAGATGAAACGATTAGACTCTGGATGTTAAACTCATCTCAAGAGTTAAGTTACCAAGGGGAAGCAAGTATTAATTTGGCACTTTAGAAGAAAATGTACAACTGGAAACAATTAGGAGAGCATCTTCTGTCTATCTTCCTCCAGCCTAATTGTCCGCTTTGTGGGAGAAGTG
This window of the Euhalothece natronophila Z-M001 genome carries:
- a CDS encoding serine/threonine-protein kinase, coding for MKDVAYCFNPYCLYPDNSKQQTKCQNCGFPLIIAQQYRACKLLASGRFGRTFLGRDISQSRFCIIKQFFPKTEEGILLNSRKAKQLFHSEAKRLQQLGHHAQIPQLYDHLEQDSYHYIVQEWINGENLATELYSKGTFSEREIRKLLKSLLPVLHYLQEASVIHRDIKPENIIRRRPNATNQESPELVLVDFGAAKLASLSEIEQTGTIIGSPGYAAPEQVYGKPTFASDIYSLGVTCLHLLTGVSPFDLYTPLENKLLWRDYLKNAPISDSLAAILDGMTAFDLRQRYSSPQQVLSALGVLSPLPSTLTLKKDFTPENKSVIKLSSGKGAIYSLDFSGDGNFLASGGGGEWGRLIGKDNCVRLWRVGNWQTHSKLTQHAAPITAVQFTPDSRFLISGSRDKTIKVWNLQTQQLDKTLKGHRSEITSLQVSSHGDVILTGSTGGEIILWSLQTGQLLDRLTLEQGAIYALSLSPDGEYFALGGSDLKVQVWELQTFKPLFSLTGHTDIVSSLNFSPNGKYLASGSGDWDCSIKLWDLATQKRLQTIRGHKWAVNSLQFSPDGQYLASGSSDKTVQVVSLFREKRLRRCWSRHQAPVNTVVFSPNGSCLASGSEDETIRLWMLNSSQELSYQGEASINLAL